A genome region from Chitinophagales bacterium includes the following:
- a CDS encoding lamin tail domain-containing protein: MKLLHYLLIPILLFSFSLLHAQVFENFSDGDFTANPAWSGTASKFLVNGGLALQSNGNSASGDTLALSTPNSLFDSVEFSFSINLGFNPSSTNYVRVYLASDSSNLRSSLNGYYLQLGETGSNDTIKIFKQTGNTAALVFTGNAEVIGSSAVSANVKCYITRSSAGVWKVYADKTGGSNYTLYGTFTDNSWNATAHFGFYARYSTASRFDKYVFDDIEIRHIVGDTTKPVVVNVSVVNATQLDVLFSEQVSLADAQSAANYQVNNGIGVPQSAVLDGVDKRMVHLTLSSPLVSGNNYSISINGIADMVGNTMLPQQLAFNFFVPQLYDVLINEIMADPDPKVGLPGVEFVELHNRSSFPIDLGSWTFSDASTTIVLPSVTIPKDSFAVIVHKDSALQFSAMGAIVVSVNSLPSLNNDKDSLTLKNPNGNVIHSIVYSDSWYGDDNKKQGGYTLELRNPLNPCAADGNWMASTDASGGTPGRQNAVYDATLDLEFRAGNVRFAALNAIAVSFTEVCDAASATTVANYNVDNGMGNPQYVYFDSVVKNAVVLYFNQNFDTSTIYKLTVSGVKNCVSLGLQPSTFTLAFPQRAARYDVLITEIMADPDPVVELPNREYIELYNRSSKAISLKNWQLGKIGASSAALLPDVLLMPDAYLLLCSVTAAGDFSAFTYPIGVSSFPSLNNTGDAVFLKDNTGVFIHAVEYADTWYGTDSKKNGGWSLEMIDANNWCSGAANWSASVSASGGTPGSKNSIAATKNDSALLNIVRAALLSDTVLGITFNKSLDSAAVVNANFYTVSGNIGKPQSVEVMPHLFNRVLLKFSQPFLRGITYSIKVNGLGDCAGNGMGINDTARFALADSIAPNDIVINEMLFNPATAGVDYVELYNRSQKVLDIAKLVVEEREVSNPENVLEKSDTLPDTFLLFPDEYAVFTTNTDMVKAQYNVKNPQQLLLLKKLPNFPDDAGICVLKSTAGIVIDSLCYAAQWHYALLDEKDGVSLERINYNQPTNDRGNWHSAAGDIGFGTPTYLNSQFYTTGISDDAIAVEPEVFSPDNDGYKDFTLVKYRFTEPGYQASIRIFDAIGREVKYLVKTETLSATGEFQWDGTNNDGGKARTGIYTVFVEVFNLQGKTKRFKKNVVLGARLD; the protein is encoded by the coding sequence ATGAAGCTGCTGCACTACCTGCTTATCCCTATTTTACTTTTTTCTTTTTCGCTGTTGCACGCCCAAGTGTTTGAAAATTTCAGCGATGGAGATTTTACTGCAAATCCTGCATGGTCGGGAACAGCTTCTAAGTTTTTGGTGAATGGCGGTTTAGCATTGCAAAGCAATGGAAATAGCGCAAGTGGCGATACATTGGCGCTTTCTACGCCTAATAGTTTATTCGATTCGGTAGAGTTTAGTTTTAGCATCAATCTTGGGTTTAATCCAAGTTCTACCAATTATGTGCGTGTATATTTAGCGAGCGATAGCAGCAACCTTCGCAGTTCGCTCAATGGGTATTATCTTCAGTTGGGCGAAACGGGCAGCAACGATACCATTAAGATTTTCAAACAAACAGGAAATACAGCAGCATTGGTGTTTACAGGCAATGCTGAAGTTATTGGCAGTAGCGCTGTTTCGGCCAATGTTAAGTGCTATATTACAAGAAGCAGTGCGGGCGTGTGGAAAGTGTATGCCGATAAAACCGGAGGAAGCAATTATACGCTATACGGAACTTTTACCGATAATTCATGGAATGCCACTGCGCATTTTGGTTTTTATGCACGCTATAGCACGGCATCGCGATTCGATAAGTATGTATTTGATGATATAGAAATAAGGCACATTGTTGGCGATACCACCAAGCCGGTGGTTGTGAATGTAAGCGTAGTGAATGCCACGCAGTTAGATGTGTTGTTCTCGGAGCAGGTATCGCTTGCAGATGCGCAGAGCGCAGCTAATTATCAAGTGAATAATGGTATTGGTGTGCCGCAAAGTGCAGTATTAGATGGTGTGGATAAGCGTATGGTGCATCTTACCTTGTCTTCGCCTTTGGTGAGTGGCAATAATTATAGCATAAGTATAAATGGCATTGCAGATATGGTAGGAAACACAATGCTGCCGCAGCAACTTGCTTTTAACTTTTTTGTGCCTCAATTGTATGATGTACTTATAAATGAAATAATGGCAGATCCGGATCCTAAAGTTGGTTTGCCGGGAGTAGAGTTTGTGGAGTTGCATAATAGAAGTTCGTTTCCAATAGATTTAGGCAGTTGGACTTTTTCAGATGCTTCTACTACTATTGTTCTGCCTTCAGTTACGATACCTAAAGATAGTTTTGCGGTAATTGTTCATAAAGATTCTGCTCTGCAGTTTAGCGCAATGGGAGCAATAGTTGTTTCCGTAAATTCATTGCCATCGCTTAACAACGATAAAGACTCTCTTACATTAAAGAATCCAAATGGAAACGTAATTCATTCGATAGTGTACAGCGATAGCTGGTATGGCGATGACAATAAGAAGCAGGGCGGTTATACTCTAGAATTGCGCAATCCATTAAATCCTTGCGCTGCCGATGGAAATTGGATGGCATCAACCGATGCAAGCGGTGGCACTCCGGGCAGGCAGAATGCTGTTTATGATGCTACTTTGGATTTGGAGTTTCGTGCAGGGAATGTGCGTTTTGCAGCCTTAAATGCAATAGCTGTTTCTTTTACTGAAGTTTGCGATGCGGCTTCGGCAACCACTGTTGCCAATTACAACGTAGATAATGGCATGGGCAATCCGCAGTATGTTTATTTCGATTCGGTAGTAAAGAATGCGGTGGTGCTTTATTTCAACCAAAATTTCGATACTTCTACAATCTATAAACTCACTGTTTCGGGAGTGAAAAATTGTGTGTCGCTTGGTTTACAGCCATCTACTTTTACGCTTGCTTTTCCGCAACGGGCAGCGCGGTACGATGTGTTGATTACAGAGATAATGGCAGATCCCGATCCGGTAGTAGAATTGCCCAACAGAGAATATATAGAACTTTACAATCGCAGCAGTAAAGCAATTTCTCTTAAAAATTGGCAACTGGGAAAAATTGGCGCTTCGTCTGCAGCACTGTTGCCCGATGTGTTGCTTATGCCCGATGCTTATTTGTTGTTGTGTAGTGTAACGGCAGCGGGCGATTTTTCGGCATTTACGTATCCAATTGGAGTGTCGAGTTTCCCTTCGTTGAACAATACAGGAGATGCTGTTTTTTTGAAAGATAATACGGGTGTATTTATACATGCAGTGGAATATGCCGATACTTGGTACGGTACTGATTCCAAGAAGAATGGCGGCTGGAGTCTTGAAATGATAGATGCCAATAATTGGTGTAGTGGTGCTGCCAATTGGAGCGCTTCCGTAAGTGCTTCCGGTGGCACTCCGGGTTCAAAAAATTCAATTGCTGCTACAAAGAATGATTCGGCTTTGTTGAATATTGTTAGAGCAGCACTTCTTTCAGACACCGTACTCGGCATTACGTTCAATAAAAGCCTAGATAGCGCTGCTGTGGTAAATGCAAATTTTTATACGGTGAGTGGCAATATAGGAAAGCCGCAAAGCGTGGAGGTAATGCCGCACCTGTTTAATCGTGTATTACTCAAATTTTCGCAGCCATTTTTGCGAGGAATAACCTATTCTATAAAAGTAAACGGGCTAGGCGATTGTGCAGGAAATGGTATGGGTATAAATGATACTGCGCGTTTTGCGCTGGCAGATTCCATAGCGCCCAACGATATTGTAATAAATGAAATGCTCTTTAATCCGGCAACGGCAGGTGTAGATTATGTGGAACTTTATAACCGCTCTCAAAAAGTGTTGGATATAGCTAAGTTGGTAGTGGAAGAACGCGAAGTTTCTAATCCGGAAAATGTTCTTGAAAAGAGCGATACCTTGCCCGATACTTTTTTGTTGTTTCCCGATGAGTATGCAGTATTTACTACCAATACCGACATGGTGAAAGCTCAGTATAATGTGAAAAATCCTCAGCAGTTATTGCTGTTGAAGAAGTTGCCTAATTTTCCTGACGATGCAGGTATTTGTGTATTAAAAAGTACTGCCGGAATTGTGATTGATAGCTTATGTTATGCCGCTCAGTGGCACTATGCTTTATTGGATGAAAAGGATGGCGTGTCGTTGGAGCGCATCAACTATAATCAGCCAACTAACGATAGAGGCAATTGGCATTCAGCCGCAGGCGATATTGGTTTTGGTACGCCTACTTATTTGAACTCTCAGTTTTATACTACCGGCATTAGCGATGATGCTATTGCAGTGGAGCCTGAAGTTTTTTCGCCCGATAACGATGGCTACAAAGATTTCACTTTAGTAAAGTATCGTTTTACAGAGCCGGGATATCAGGCCTCTATTAGAATTTTTGATGCAATTGGAAGAGAAGTAAAATACTTAGTGAAGACAGAAACGCTGAGCGCCACAGGAGAATTTCAGTGGGATGGCACTAACAACGATGGTGGAAAAGCCCGTACCGGAATTTATACGGTGTTTGTAGAGGTATTCAACCTGCAAGGGAAAACCAAGCGTTTCAAGAAGAATGTGGTGTTGGGTGCTCGCTTAGATTAG
- a CDS encoding GNAT family N-acetyltransferase, translating into MLSVLRTNSSNDNFRNLVVELDRYLAKRNGDANEFFAQYNKIDSLQNVVVVFHNGKGVGCGAIKAYNTGVFELKRMYVIEAMRGKGVATAMLRELEAWAKELGCHTCILETGSEMSDAIGLYTKNGYTAIANYGQYALVENSRCFEKKL; encoded by the coding sequence ATGTTGTCAGTTCTTAGAACCAATTCAAGCAACGATAATTTTAGAAACCTAGTTGTTGAGCTCGATAGATATTTAGCAAAGAGAAATGGCGATGCCAATGAGTTTTTTGCTCAGTACAATAAAATTGACTCACTGCAAAATGTGGTAGTTGTTTTTCATAATGGCAAAGGTGTTGGTTGCGGAGCTATAAAGGCATACAACACAGGCGTTTTTGAGTTGAAAAGAATGTATGTAATAGAGGCAATGCGTGGTAAAGGTGTGGCAACAGCAATGCTGCGGGAATTAGAAGCGTGGGCGAAAGAATTGGGCTGCCATACTTGTATCTTAGAAACCGGGAGCGAAATGAGTGATGCCATAGGTTTATATACTAAGAACGGATATACTGCAATTGCCAATTATGGGCAATATGCTTTAGTTGAAAACAGTAGATGCTTTGAGAAAAAATTGTGA
- a CDS encoding MBL fold metallo-hydrolase, translating into MPIVYHLNCVTIVSPINSNVCGHCLLLKEEDKLVLIDTGIGLLDVQQPEVRIGKELIELVGYRFCEAQTAIRQIEQLGLNPKDVTDCVISHLDNDHIGGLADFPDAIVHLGKEELESYNANHPRYLRIPLAHNPIIRTYGETTHKWFGFEARKVNVSLKTELFLIPLFGHTLGHCGVALQVDGKWLLYVADAYYMRVELLDSMHPVSELAAMRADNNTLRVATLNQIRALVEAHPEISVFGYHDIEEFNCYTVER; encoded by the coding sequence ATGCCAATAGTGTATCACCTAAACTGTGTTACAATCGTGTCGCCCATCAATAGCAATGTTTGCGGGCACTGCCTATTGTTGAAGGAAGAAGATAAACTGGTTTTAATAGATACAGGAATTGGTCTTTTAGATGTGCAACAGCCGGAGGTACGAATAGGTAAAGAACTTATAGAATTGGTTGGATACAGATTCTGTGAAGCACAAACTGCAATTAGGCAAATTGAACAGTTGGGTTTAAATCCTAAAGATGTAACAGATTGTGTTATCTCGCATTTAGATAATGATCATATTGGCGGGCTTGCAGATTTTCCTGATGCAATTGTGCATTTGGGAAAAGAAGAGTTGGAGAGCTATAATGCCAACCATCCAAGGTATCTACGAATACCATTAGCGCATAATCCCATTATTAGAACTTATGGAGAAACTACCCACAAATGGTTTGGCTTCGAGGCGCGTAAGGTAAACGTATCTTTAAAAACAGAGCTGTTCCTTATTCCTCTTTTCGGACATACATTGGGGCACTGTGGAGTTGCACTGCAAGTAGATGGTAAATGGTTGCTTTATGTTGCCGATGCTTATTACATGCGGGTAGAATTATTGGACAGTATGCATCCGGTAAGCGAGTTGGCTGCAATGCGTGCCGATAATAATACATTGCGTGTGGCTACGCTCAATCAAATACGTGCACTTGTAGAGGCGCATCCGGAAATTAGTGTGTTTGGGTATCATGATATTGAAGAGTTCAATTGTTATACTGTAGAGAGATAG
- a CDS encoding T9SS type A sorting domain-containing protein, whose translation MKKLYLLAILALGMFATNAQQLNSGYKSAPGLQKLTNSLPKQRVNRVDASRASTNAVISYFDDNFNDYYADTLGKTFDLGYSRVNLRYANNANETYKYAVVLFDSLLNIQPTYPSVSLGSYTGKTVRVDSIEVIYFHNRTLTTKPDTLKVSVFDITQASITGSGAAANLTTVDLWSQTLNATGTNNFNALGNLVFNGGYSKVFPVNATLPAGKPFGVRVDYQGDTANKFNLIKGYRDDCGGACIYRNSTVEGNSLGYMNFTSGNTNLSGFSTLGNDCDANSSIEAATCEILYGDFWIIAYVTVSTPTPPTVVTNAASSITQATATLNGSVNANGVNSQTYFDWGLTTSYGNTVAGTPSSVSGTTATAISTGLTGLQANTTYHFRARAVSADGTTNGQDLTFTTLASSGGTCTPTPGGTGFSPTSANIPCATNGQSFTQDISFAVPATIAGFAVTSATVDSIRNVPTGLTATLNQSPAVYTGGSSGCYRITGTPNAACGQYKILFYVTITGAFGTQQGELSALANTFSVPGFEPTFIRVVNSGVTCPAVDTSQTANYASINCAAASITVSMSKTDVHCNTKGTATATPSGGTNYSYAWSNGGNTATITGLNPGTYIVTVTETNTGATVVDSVTVNNVASTLTATATAGTQPGCGQSNGSASVTANGGTATYTYNWNSTPAQTSSTATGLSAGNYTVTVTDINGCTATANVTLSNPGAPTASVTGNNTICAGDTAFLKATGGTTYAWSNGLGSTANVIATPSTTTTYVVTVSNANGCSASTTFTVSVNPLPTPTITVSGTTLSTGTFSTYQWKLNNNNIANATSQTYTATQNGNYTVEVTDANGCKGTSAAQNVTGVGIKEANNSFAVTLMPNPNSGTFKLELNDNNTYDVTISNLIGEIIMTAKVQKEHTFVMNEAPKGIYLVNIRKEAASKTLKFTLIK comes from the coding sequence ATGAAAAAACTCTACTTACTGGCTATACTTGCCTTAGGCATGTTTGCCACGAATGCACAGCAGTTAAATTCCGGTTACAAAAGTGCACCGGGGCTGCAAAAACTAACCAACTCTTTACCCAAACAAAGAGTAAACAGAGTAGATGCCTCTCGCGCTTCTACCAATGCTGTAATCAGCTATTTTGACGACAACTTTAACGATTACTATGCAGATACTTTGGGCAAGACTTTTGACCTAGGTTATTCCAGAGTGAATTTACGCTACGCCAATAATGCAAATGAAACCTACAAATATGCTGTTGTACTTTTTGATTCTTTGTTGAACATTCAACCTACTTATCCATCGGTTAGCTTAGGTTCCTATACAGGTAAAACTGTGAGAGTAGATAGTATTGAAGTGATTTATTTTCATAACAGAACACTTACAACCAAGCCTGATACGCTTAAAGTATCGGTATTTGATATCACTCAAGCGTCTATAACAGGTTCAGGAGCAGCGGCTAACTTAACTACCGTAGATTTGTGGTCGCAAACACTGAATGCAACCGGCACCAACAACTTCAACGCTTTAGGCAATTTGGTTTTCAACGGAGGCTACTCAAAAGTATTCCCTGTAAATGCAACTTTACCAGCAGGCAAGCCATTTGGTGTTAGAGTAGATTACCAAGGCGATACTGCAAATAAATTCAACTTAATTAAGGGATACAGAGATGATTGTGGAGGTGCTTGTATATACCGCAATTCTACTGTAGAGGGCAACAGCTTAGGCTACATGAACTTTACTTCAGGGAATACTAACCTTTCTGGGTTTTCAACTTTGGGTAACGATTGCGATGCTAACAGCTCTATTGAAGCGGCTACTTGCGAAATCCTTTATGGTGATTTTTGGATTATTGCATACGTAACTGTTAGCACTCCTACTCCTCCTACCGTAGTTACCAACGCAGCCAGCAGCATTACTCAAGCCACTGCAACCCTAAACGGCTCTGTAAATGCCAACGGTGTAAACTCACAAACTTACTTCGATTGGGGTTTAACAACTTCGTACGGCAATACTGTTGCCGGAACACCTTCAAGCGTAAGTGGAACAACTGCAACTGCTATTTCAACAGGCTTAACCGGCTTACAAGCAAACACTACTTACCATTTCCGTGCTAGAGCAGTAAGCGCAGACGGCACTACTAATGGACAAGATTTAACCTTTACTACCTTAGCTTCTAGCGGAGGCACTTGTACACCAACTCCGGGCGGAACAGGTTTTTCACCAACATCTGCCAATATTCCTTGTGCTACTAATGGGCAATCTTTCACACAAGATATTTCTTTTGCAGTACCTGCAACCATTGCCGGATTTGCTGTAACCAGCGCAACCGTTGATAGCATCAGAAATGTACCTACCGGCTTAACTGCTACCTTAAACCAAAGCCCTGCGGTTTATACCGGAGGTTCTAGCGGTTGCTACAGAATTACAGGCACGCCAAACGCAGCTTGCGGACAATACAAAATACTATTCTATGTTACTATTACCGGAGCATTTGGAACACAGCAAGGTGAACTTTCTGCTTTAGCTAATACCTTTAGCGTTCCCGGTTTTGAACCAACTTTTATTCGTGTAGTAAACTCGGGCGTAACTTGCCCTGCAGTAGACACTTCACAAACTGCTAACTATGCATCTATTAACTGTGCTGCTGCAAGTATTACTGTAAGCATGTCTAAAACAGATGTACATTGCAACACTAAAGGAACTGCAACTGCTACACCAAGTGGCGGCACCAACTACTCTTACGCATGGAGCAATGGTGGGAACACAGCCACTATTACCGGCTTAAACCCCGGAACATATATTGTAACAGTTACTGAAACCAATACAGGTGCAACTGTCGTAGATAGCGTAACTGTAAACAACGTTGCCAGCACGCTTACAGCTACTGCAACTGCAGGTACTCAACCAGGTTGCGGACAATCTAATGGTTCTGCAAGCGTTACCGCCAACGGAGGCACCGCTACTTATACTTATAACTGGAATAGCACTCCTGCGCAAACTTCATCAACTGCCACAGGTTTAAGTGCAGGCAACTACACTGTTACCGTTACCGATATCAATGGTTGCACAGCTACTGCCAACGTAACTTTATCTAATCCCGGAGCACCTACTGCCTCTGTTACCGGTAACAACACTATTTGTGCTGGCGATACTGCTTTCTTAAAAGCTACAGGAGGTACCACTTATGCTTGGTCTAATGGATTAGGCTCTACTGCCAATGTAATTGCTACACCAAGCACCACTACTACTTATGTAGTTACCGTAAGCAATGCCAATGGTTGCAGTGCTTCTACTACATTTACAGTTTCTGTAAATCCATTGCCAACTCCAACCATTACTGTATCCGGCACTACTTTAAGCACCGGAACTTTCAGTACTTACCAATGGAAATTGAACAACAACAACATTGCAAATGCAACTTCACAAACTTACACTGCTACCCAAAACGGAAACTACACCGTAGAAGTAACAGATGCTAATGGATGTAAAGGAACTAGTGCTGCACAAAATGTTACAGGTGTAGGCATTAAAGAAGCCAACAATTCATTTGCTGTAACATTGATGCCTAATCCAAACAGTGGCACATTTAAACTGGAGTTAAACGACAACAATACTTACGATGTAACTATCAGCAATTTAATTGGTGAAATCATCATGACAGCTAAAGTTCAAAAAGAACATACCTTTGTTATGAATGAAGCACCAAAAGGAATTTACTTAGTAAACATCCGTAAAGAAGCAGCTTCTAAAACATTGAAGTTTACTTTAATTAAGTAA
- a CDS encoding sulfite exporter TauE/SafE family protein: MKLNTTSGYVWATIAFVALIAGLAAMFFISDTAQNGYNKLAAVFFQKELLLYILIGFSAQLIDGSLGMAYGISSNTFLLSTGVSPAAASAAVHIAEVFTSGASAVSHLSLRNIHKRLFMALLLPGIAGGAAGAFLLSSFNGAYLKPFVSIYLLLMGLAILKKAFAPKTTRTKIKRIGLLAFAGGFLDALGGGGWGPIVNATLLSKGKHPRLIIGTVNSVEFFIAFVSSAVFTTLLGLHNVLIILGLIVGGILAAPLGALAVGKISPKVLLIIVGLLVSIMSAKTLMETIS; this comes from the coding sequence ATGAAGTTAAATACAACTTCCGGTTATGTATGGGCAACTATTGCTTTTGTGGCGTTGATTGCCGGATTGGCTGCCATGTTTTTCATTTCCGATACAGCGCAAAATGGATATAATAAACTAGCTGCCGTTTTCTTTCAAAAAGAATTATTGCTATACATCTTAATTGGATTTTCTGCCCAACTTATTGATGGCTCTTTGGGGATGGCGTATGGTATTTCTTCCAATACTTTTTTATTGAGTACGGGCGTATCTCCGGCTGCTGCCAGCGCGGCTGTACATATTGCAGAGGTATTCACGAGTGGCGCATCTGCTGTTTCGCATTTATCGCTACGCAATATTCACAAGCGCCTTTTTATGGCTTTACTGCTGCCCGGCATTGCAGGTGGAGCAGCAGGTGCATTTCTTCTTAGTAGTTTTAATGGTGCATATCTTAAACCATTCGTAAGTATTTACTTGCTGCTTATGGGATTGGCAATTTTAAAGAAGGCTTTTGCTCCAAAAACTACACGCACCAAAATAAAACGCATTGGCTTACTTGCGTTTGCCGGAGGCTTCTTAGATGCACTTGGAGGGGGAGGTTGGGGGCCGATTGTAAATGCAACATTACTGAGCAAGGGTAAACATCCGCGACTCATCATTGGCACCGTAAATTCAGTAGAATTTTTTATTGCATTTGTAAGCTCAGCAGTATTTACAACCTTGCTGGGGCTACACAATGTACTTATTATACTTGGTTTAATTGTAGGTGGAATACTAGCTGCACCTTTGGGTGCTCTTGCCGTAGGAAAAATTTCACCCAAAGTTCTTTTAATTATAGTGGGATTACTTGTAAGTATTATGAGCGCCAAAACACTTATGGAAACCATCTCCTAA